From a region of the Candidatus Kryptoniota bacterium genome:
- a CDS encoding serine protease, whose amino-acid sequence MKVFILLISILLSVQPMNAQPNVEHISMITTPVLLLKGNSVVSQGTGFYYALQDTAKNMTVIFLVTNYHVLTGSAPIERKPPIGDNVIFFFHKDEKNTGNLKEVRYPLFTKLGDPTWIFSKLYPDADVAIIPLASGAYQDCKVFGISEQWTKAPIKLRPSSRVTLVGYPYGYEDTVNALPIWKTGSIASEPNVDFSGKPLFVVDVSAFPGMSGSPVFAVSYGTYEMEQGGTGVGSVQKFLGIYASMEMLQEKKFLEELQTGKKEGIVITESLQLGHVWKAQLIIDMVKSINVPEYEEKILKNIQ is encoded by the coding sequence AACGCTCAGCCCAATGTTGAACATATCTCGATGATTACTACGCCAGTCTTGCTACTGAAGGGGAATTCTGTGGTTTCTCAGGGAACAGGTTTCTACTATGCTTTGCAAGACACGGCAAAGAACATGACGGTGATCTTTCTAGTTACAAATTATCATGTTCTCACGGGTTCCGCCCCCATTGAGAGGAAGCCCCCCATCGGGGATAACGTCATCTTTTTCTTCCACAAGGATGAAAAGAATACCGGTAACCTGAAAGAGGTTCGCTATCCACTATTTACAAAGCTCGGCGATCCCACCTGGATTTTTAGTAAGCTTTACCCTGACGCGGACGTAGCGATCATACCGTTAGCCTCTGGTGCTTATCAGGACTGTAAAGTCTTTGGCATCTCTGAACAATGGACAAAGGCCCCGATAAAGTTGCGTCCTTCTTCAAGAGTTACGCTTGTTGGCTACCCCTACGGTTATGAGGACACCGTGAATGCTCTGCCGATCTGGAAGACGGGTAGCATCGCATCCGAACCAAATGTTGATTTCTCAGGTAAACCACTTTTTGTAGTCGATGTTTCTGCCTTTCCTGGGATGTCAGGATCGCCAGTATTCGCGGTTTCTTATGGGACCTACGAGATGGAGCAGGGCGGCACAGGTGTCGGCAGCGTTCAAAAGTTTCTTGGTATCTATGCGAGCATGGAAATGTTACAGGAGAAGAAGTTCCTTGAAGAGCTACAAACTGGGAAGAAGGAAGGGATCGTAATTACGGAGTCACTGCAACTCGGCCACGTATGGAAAGCTCAGCTCATCATAGATATGGTGAAGTCGATTAATGTACCAGAATATGAAGAGAAGATTCTAAAAAACATACAGTAA